One genomic region from Equus asinus isolate D_3611 breed Donkey chromosome 8, EquAss-T2T_v2, whole genome shotgun sequence encodes:
- the LOC106843474 gene encoding olfactory receptor 12D3-like, giving the protein MENYTTVNEFLLLGLISIQGLQPVIFMIFSILYIINLLGNGAILLIIILEPRLHSPMYFFLGNLSCLDICYSSVTLPKLMSNLLSTHKAISFLGCITQIHFFHFLGCTESILLAMMGFDRFVAICYPLRYSVIMNPQLCILLAAVTWFTSFFYALMHSVMTARLNFCHSQKLNYFFCDVKPLLELACGDIRLNQWLIYIVTGSLAMAACFLTLLSYCYIISFLLFKNRNCSVLHKALSTCASHFMVVSLFYGTVGLTYITPTSATSVKQSRFVAVIHTTVTPVMNPLIYTLRNKEVMLALKKVFGKKLFA; this is encoded by the coding sequence ATGGAGAATTACACGACAGTGAATGAGTTTCTTTTGCTGGGTCTTATCTCCATTCAGGGACTTCAACCTGTAATATTCATGATTTTCTCCATTCTATACATAATAAACCTGTTGGGAAATGGGGCTATACTATTGATCATCATTTTAGAGCCAAGACTCCACTCCCCTATGTATTTTTTCCTGGGAAATCTTTCTTGTCTGGATATCTGCTATTCTTCAGTGACACTGCCCAAACTAATGTCAAACCTCCTCTCCACCCATAAAGCCATATCTTTCCTAGGATGCATCACTCAGATACACTTCTTCCACTTTCTGGGCTGCACTGAATCCATCTTGCTGGCCATGATGGGCTTTGACCGATTCGTGGCCATCTGCTACCCACTTCGTTACTCTGTCATCATGAACCCCCAGCTGTGTATTCTCTTGGCAGCTGTGACCTGGTTCACCAGTTTCTTTTATGCTCTGATGCATTCTGTCATGACTGCACGCCTGAACTTTTGCCACTCTCAAAAACTCAACTACTTCTTCTGTGATGTCAAGCCCCTTTTAGAATTGGCTTGTGGGGATATACGGCTCAATCAGTGGCTCATCTATATTGTCACTGGCAGCTTAGCAATGGCAGCATGCTTTCTCACCCTGCTCTCCTACTGCTATATTATCAGCTTTCTTCTGTTCAAGAACCGGAACTGCAGTGTGCTCCACAAAGCTCTGTCCACTTGTGCCTCTCATTTCATGGTGGTATCTCTCTTTTATGGAACTGTGGGGCTCACCTACATAACCCCTACCTCTGCCACCTCTGTAAAACAGAGTCGGTTTGTGGCTGTCATACACACTACTGTCACTCCAGTAATGAATCCACTGATATATACCCTTAGGAATAAGGAAGTGATGTTGGCTCTGAAGAAAGTCTTTGGGAAGAAGCTGTTTGCCTAA
- the LOC106843475 gene encoding olfactory receptor 5V1-like, which translates to MEGENQTALFEFIILGFSNLNELQFLLFTIFFVTYICTLGGNIFIILVTMTDPHLHTPMYFFLENLAFLDICYTTTNVPQMMAHLLSEKKSISYLGCMAQLFAFIFFVGSESLLLAAMAYDRYIAICKPLRYSVIMNKALYGQLAASCWTGGFLNSVVHTTLTFHLPFCGNNRINYFFCDIPPLLILSCGDTSVNELALLSIGVFIGWTPFLCIILSYLYIISTILRISSAEGRQKAFSTCASHLIIVLLYYGSSIFTYVRPISTYALERDRLISVLYSVVTPMLNPIIYSLRNKDIKQAVKVMGRKWQASSSLSFDV; encoded by the coding sequence ATGGAAGGAGAAAACCAAACGGCTCTGTTTGAGTTTATCATCTTGGGATTCTCCAACTTAAATGAGTTGCAATTTTTACTTTTCACCATCTTCTTTGTAACTTATATCTGTACCTTAGGTGGGAATATCTTCATAATTTTGGTGACCATGACTGATCCACACCTACACActcccatgtatttttttctggaaaatttagCTTTTCTTGACATCTGCTACACCACTACCAATGTTCCCCAGATGATGGCACATCTTCTAtcagagaaaaaaagcatttcttaTTTGGGTTGCATGGCACaactttttgcatttattttttttgttgggTCAGAGTCCTTGCTCTTGGCAGCTATGGCATATGACCGTTATATTGCAATCTGTAAGCCTTTAAGGTATTCAGTTATTATGAACAAGGCTCTATATGGCCAGTTAGCAGCCTCATGCTGGACTGGTGGTTTCCTCAATTCAGTTGTGCACACAACATTGACATTCCACCTGCCCTTCTGTGGTAATAATCGGATCAATTACTTCTTCTGTGACATACCTCCTTTATTGATCTTGTCTTGTGGGGACACTTCTGTCAATGAGTTGGCATTACTATCCATTGGAGTCTTCATTGGTTGGACTCCTTTTTTGTGTATCATACTTTCCTATCTTTATATCATTTCTACCATTTTAAGGATCAGTTCTGCAGAGGGGAGGCAAAAAGCCTTTTctacctgtgcctcccacctgaTCATTGTTCTTCTCTATTACGGTAGTTCCATCTTCACATATGTACGGCCCATCTCAACATATGCATTGGAGAGAGACAGGCTGATCTCAGTACTGTATAGTGTTGTCACCCCCATGCTAAATCCTATCATCTACTCTTTGAGGAATAAGGATATTAAACAGGCTGTGAAAGTTATGGGGAGAAAGTGGCAGGCTTCAAGTTCCCTCTCTTTTGATGTATAA